In Syntrophomonas wolfei subsp. wolfei str. Goettingen G311, a single window of DNA contains:
- a CDS encoding helix-turn-helix transcriptional regulator, which yields MKREALARRIRELREAYKKTQEEMAGVVGISRQAYIRLEKGAREIAFVEIEKIADYLGIPYTDITGVDETEEPSLTAMCRNQGCSQDMLKVFERAERILGVFSAQERLFYRVREGEERQAELDGNQT from the coding sequence ATGAAACGTGAAGCTTTGGCCCGACGTATTCGGGAATTGCGGGAGGCGTATAAGAAAACACAGGAAGAAATGGCCGGGGTAGTGGGTATTTCTCGTCAGGCTTATATCCGCCTGGAAAAAGGGGCCCGGGAGATAGCCTTTGTAGAGATTGAGAAAATTGCCGATTACCTGGGCATACCTTACACCGATATTACCGGGGTGGATGAAACAGAGGAACCTTCGTTAACAGCTATGTGCCGTAACCAGGGTTGTTCTCAGGATATGTTGAAGGTTTTCGAGCGGGCGGAAAGAATACTGGGGGTATTCTCGGCTCAGGAGCGGCTCTTTTACCGGGTACGGGAAGGCGAGGAAAGGCAGGCGGAGCTTGATGGCAACCAAACCTAA
- a CDS encoding ImmA/IrrE family metallo-endopeptidase, with product MATKPKKIDYFAIREEAEFQASQVRGQYRLGYRDIGDIFRFMEQAMGYLLIRYPFGEKAMEGFAALYQGERLVLTNSSKILSRERFTAAHEIGHHIFDFQDSGSELIADELTGLFNKKNLAEYRADCFAAALLMPREGVNDALYELGLNQGTLTYTDVVRLQLLFGVSYRAMVRRLADLDRIDREQVNYLYKYWAETGENLQRLFRRAQAPSTALLEPWEQVWVPTRYLRCLEANYETGLLSYPVLQQILAVVGVTPEEWAFRPHSVSATDEVDIDDLIEELSHEI from the coding sequence ATGGCAACCAAACCTAAAAAGATAGATTACTTTGCTATCCGGGAGGAAGCGGAATTCCAGGCCAGCCAGGTGCGGGGCCAATATCGCCTGGGTTATCGGGATATAGGCGATATATTCCGTTTTATGGAGCAGGCTATGGGCTACCTCCTGATTCGTTATCCTTTTGGCGAGAAGGCCATGGAGGGTTTTGCCGCCCTATACCAGGGTGAACGGCTGGTGCTTACCAACTCTTCTAAGATTTTATCCCGAGAACGTTTTACTGCTGCCCATGAGATTGGACATCATATCTTTGATTTTCAGGACTCCGGCAGTGAGTTAATAGCGGATGAGCTGACTGGTTTATTTAATAAAAAGAACCTGGCCGAGTACCGGGCTGATTGTTTTGCTGCTGCTCTGCTTATGCCCCGGGAAGGGGTTAACGATGCCCTGTACGAACTGGGCCTTAATCAGGGAACGTTAACTTATACTGATGTTGTCCGCCTGCAGTTATTGTTTGGGGTCAGTTATCGGGCGATGGTCAGGCGATTGGCGGATTTAGACCGGATAGACCGGGAACAGGTAAACTACCTGTATAAATATTGGGCGGAAACTGGGGAAAATTTACAGCGTTTATTCCGCAGAGCTCAGGCCCCATCAACGGCTTTACTGGAACCCTGGGAACAGGTCTGGGTGCCTACCCGCTATTTGCGCTGTTTGGAGGCTAATTATGAAACTGGATTGCTGTCTTATCCGGTTTTGCAGCAAATCCTGGCAGTAGTAGGGGTAACCCCGGAGGAATGGGCTTTTAGGCCTCATTCGGTTTCTGCCACTGATGAAGTAGATATTGACGACTTGATTGAGGAATTATCCCATGAGATATAA